GACTCGGCAGGCACGGCCACGATCGCGAGCTGGAGCTTGCGGGCCTTGGCCTCCCGGGGCAGATCGCGGAGTGGCAGGATGGGCACGCCGTCGGCCGCCTGCCCGAGCTTGCCTGGGTCGTCGTCGAAGATGGCCGCGATCCGGAAGCCCTGGCGCGCGAAGCCCTTGTAGTGGAAGAGCGCGGAGCCGAGGTTGCCGAAGCCGACGAGCGCCACCTGCCATTCGCGGTCCAGCCCGAGGATCTTCTGCAGTTCGGCCTTGAGGCCCGAAATGTAGTAGCCGATGCCCCGAACGCCGAACTCGCCGAAGTAGGCCAGGTCCTTCCGTACTTGGGCGGAGTTGAGATTGAAGCGCTCGGCCAGCTCCTGGGAGGAGATGGTCTTGATCCCGTCTTCCTCCAGCTGCTGGAGACACCGGGTGTAGACGGACAGACGGCGAACCGTCATCTCCGGGATCCGGGGAATCTTGAACTGGGATCGTCGAGTCATTCCGTTCCCGGCCGTCTCCGCCCGCCTCGCTCGAGAGCGCGGCGCGGGGCGCCCCGGGCGATCGCGGGACGCCCGCCGCCGTCTACTTTATCGGCTGGACGAAAAGCAGGATCGCGGCGATGACGAACACGTACAGGGCCAGCGACTCGATGAGCGCCAGACCGATGATCATGACGGTCTGGATGCGGGCGGCAGCGCCGGGCTGTCGCGCCACGGCTTCCGCGGCCGAAGCCGCGGCCAGGCCCTGACCGACGCCGCAAAGACCCGAGGCGATGCCCATGCCCAGGCCGGCGGCCAGCACCGCGAAGGGCCCCACCCAGCTGCCGCTCCCGCCCTCGGCGGCGAAAGCCAGGCTCGGGATCGAAAGCAGCGACCACGTCATCAACGTCAGTATCAGTGAACGTCGCACGACTTGTCCTCCTTGGCAGTGGTGAACGGCTAATGGTGCTCGGCTTCCTCAAGGGCCAGGGCGATGTAGACCATGGACAGAATGCAGAAAATGAACGCTTGCAGGAACGCCACCAGGATCTTGAGCGGCAGCATGAACCCGGTCGTGAACGCGACCATAAGAGCCACAAGCGGGGTGCCTAGCACGAGCCCGGCCACCTTTCCCGTCAGCACCCAGCCGAACAACCAGTCAAAGCCCGTGAGGAGGAAGAGGACTCCGAGCAGGATGTGGCCGGCGAACATGTTGGCGAAGAGCCGGAGCGACAGCGATAGCATCCGCGCCAGGTGGCTCACCACCTCGATGGGGAACATGAGCGGTGCGAGCCACGGTACCGGCCCACCGAAGTGCTTGATGTAGGCGAACAGCCCCTGCTTCCGGATCCCTACATAGTGGTAGTAGCAGAACACGATCACCGCGCAGGGGATGGTGGTGTACATGTTGCCCGTCGGCGCGATTAGTCCTGGGACGAGACCGAGCAGGTTGGAGGTGAGGATGAATAGTCCCAGCGTCGCGATCAGGGGTAGGAAGCGGCGCCCGTCGTGGCCGATCACCTCGTCGAGCATAGCCAGGAATTGCTCGAGGACGACTTCCATGAAGTTCTGGAGTCCCCTCGGCGCCATCTGGAGATTCCGCGTGGCGGCCAGGGACAGAAGGACCAGGATGCCCATGGCCACCCACGCGTAAAAGACATGGTCGGGGATACCCAAAGGGGCGAGGCTGACGATCGGCGGATGCTCAATGGCTCCCACTGGATCCTCTACACAGTGGCGCGGGCGGCGCGGAGCCCGAGGATGATCAGGACGGGAGGCAGGACCGACAGCCCGGCCACGAGCCCCATCGGGTGGGCAGCGCCGCTCCACAGCAGCAAGGCCACGACCCCGAAGAGGACCGCATAGCGCAGGGCCAGAGCCATCACCCACAGCGGGTGGGACCGGCCGCCGGCGAGGAAGGCGCCGGCGTTGCGGACGCCACGCGAGAGCCAGTGAAGGCTGCCCAGCGAAAGCAGTCCGCCGGCCAGGGTGCCGAGCGCGCTCGATGCGCCGCCGATCCACGCGCTGGCCAGCAGCACTGGCACCAGGAGCGCCAGCGATACCCGGCTCACGCGTGCGACCAGCTCAAGACCCATCGCGCTCCCTTTGCTCTGCCCGCTTGATTGATCGAAATAGATTGCGGAATCCCGCGACGATGCCCACGCCCAGCCCGATCAGCGTGAACCACGGACTGCTGTTGAGCCAGCGGTCCACAAAGTAGCCGCCGATCATCGCGCCGGCCGTGGCCACCACTAGGGTGATACCCACCGATGCCAGCATGCCGAGCGACCCCCAGGGCGACGACTTTGCTGCCATCGCGGGCGCCCTCAGCAAGCCAATGGGTACGTCATGTGAATGGAAACACTATCACAGCGATTTCGGGAAGACAAGGGGCCTAACGTGCTTGAATTGCTGCCGAACATAGGCTTGATCTCCCGTCAGTCAGTCACAAACGCAGGAATTTTGCCGGCCTGTTCCAGCCCCGCTTCGTCCTGGCACTAGCCAAAGACCCCGCCCATGCGCCCTGCCGCGAGACGGTTGATGATGACCACGCTCAGGGCGGCGACGGCGATCAGGATGACGCCGAGCGCGGCCGCCTCGCTCGACGAGCCCGCGATGTAGAAGGCGAAAATGCCGTTGGTGATCATCTCCCAGCCGCCGAGGGCCAGAAAGAGCACGGCCGAGGCCTCCTGGAGCGAGGTCATGAAGGAGAAGAGGCTGCCCACGACGACGCCCTTCCAGATGAGCGGCAGCGTCACGTCGCGAAAAGCGCGCAGGCCCGAGGCGCCCACGCTCGCGGCCGCCTCCTCCATCGAGCGGTGGACAAGCTGCAGCGAGGAGTAGGCGCCGCGTACCGTGTACGGCAGGCGCCGCACCGCCAGCACCAGCGGCATGACGATCCAGTAGGAGGTCAGACCACGGTCGAAGCCCGGCAGGTCGAAGTGGAAGGCGCGGATGTAGGCGATGCCGATCGCCGTGCCCGGCACCGCCAGGATCAAGGTGTTCAGCGAGTCGAGCGCCCCGCGCCCCGGCATCGTCGAGCGGCCGAGGATCCAGGCGATGGGCACGCCGACGGCGATGCAGAGCACCACCGCGAGCCCCGAGTAGAGGAAGCTGTTGACGATGTACTTCGGGGTCTCGACGATGACGCGCTCGTAATGCTGGAGCGTATAGGACAGCGGCAGCGGCGTCAGCGACCACCCCCGGCTGAAGGACGCGAGCGCGACGCCGACGTACGGGATGAAGGACAGCAGCATGAGGACCGAGAGGAAGGCGACGGCCGCGGCCTGGCGCGGCGGGGAAAGGCGGCGGCGCGCAATGGTTGAGTAAGACAGGGACGAGTAGTCCTTGAGCCCGACCCAGCGGCGAGCTACCAAGAGAAAAGCGACGGCTAAGAGCACCATCAGCGCGGAGATGACGATGCCCATCCGGAAGATCCGCCGGTCCACGAACTGGACGATGTTGAGATAGGCTTGGGGCGCGAGGAGATCCTGGACCCCCAGGATGAGCGGCGTCGCAAAATCGGAAAACGTCCAGATGAAGACCAGGAGCGCGCCCGCGACGTAGCCCGGCGTGGTCAGCGGCAGGGTGATCGTCCGGAACTTCGTCCAGCCGCGGGCCCCGACGCTCTCGGCCGCCTCCTCGAGCGCGGGGTCGATCTTGCCGAGGGCGTCCACCACGTTGAGCGTGATCATCGGGAAGAGGTGGAGGGTCTCCACCAGCACCACGCCGTGGATGCCGTACAGGAAGTTGATGGGCTTGAGCATGTCGAAGAGGTCCATCAGCAGCACGTTGACCGAGCCCGCCCGCCCAAGGATGAACGTGAAGCCGAGCGTCCCCACGAGCGGCGGCGAAATGATGGGGATCAGGGTCAGGTAGCTGAAGAGCCCCCGGCCCCGGAAGTCGAAGCGCACCAGGAGGAAGGCAACCGCGATCCCGATCACGGAAGACGCCGCGACGGTCGCGACACCGAGGACGAGCGACTTCCAGAGCGCGCGCAGGTAGAAGCTGTCGGTGAAGAAGCCGGCGAAGTTGGCGAGGGTCAGCCGTCCCGCCTCGTCGGTGACCGCGTCGTAGAAGATGCGCGCCAGCGGGTAGACGAGGAACAGCGCGAGGAACAGCCAGATGAGCCCGATCCCGAGTGTTGGGCCGAGCGCTCCCTTCGCGCGGGGCCTAGACATCTTCGGGAGCATCGGGGGCGACGGCCAGCGTGACGGAGGCGGGAAAGCCGACAACGACCTCTCGACCGATCGGCAGCGGCTCGTGGTGCCACGGGTCGCGGATGTCGGCCTTGAGGACCTGGCCGCCTTGGGCCTCGATGTCATACCGGAGGGCGTTGCCGAGGTAAGCGACGAAGCTCACGCGGCCGCGCACCACGTTGCCGCCGTTCGCCGCGGCCGCGCCGACGGCGATGTTCTCGGGTCGGATGGCCAGCACGCACCGGTCGCCGACGGGGCCGCTCGGGACGGCGCGGAGCCGGCCGAGCGCGGTGTCCACGACCAGCTCGCCGCCGGCGCGCTCGCTGACCCGCCCGGGCACCAGGTTGTTGGTGCCGACGAAGTCCGCGACGAAGCGCGTACGCGGCCGCTCGTAGAGCTCCTTCGGCGCGCCGACCTGGAGCACCCGGCCGTCCTTCATCACCGCCACGCGGTCGGAGAGCGAGAGCGCCTCCTCCTGGTCGTGGGTGACGTAGATGGTCGTGATGCCAAGCTCCTGCTGGAGCTTGCGGATCTCGGCGCGCACCTGGACGCGGATCTTCGCGTCGAGGTTCGAGAGCGGTTCGTCGAGCAGGAGGATGTCCGGGTTGAGCACGAGCGCCCGGGCCAGGGCCACGCGCTGCTGCTGACCGCCCGAGAGCTGCCCCGGATAGCGCGACTCGAAGCCCGTGAGGTTGACCTTGCGCAGCCCTTCGGCCAGGCGCGCCGCTACCTCGGCCTTCCCAAGCTTCCGCAGCTTGAGCCCGTAGGCGACGTTGGCCGCGACCGTCATGTGGGGCCAGAGGGCGTAGTTCTGGAACACCATGCCGATGTTCCGCTCGTACGGCGGGAGCCCGCTCACCACGCGGTCACCGAAGCGGATCTCGCCCGCGTCCGGCTGGTAGAAGCCCGCCAGGAGCCTCAGCAGCGAGGTCTTGCCGCAGCCCGATGGGCCCAGGAGCGTGAACAGCTCGCCGTCACGCACGGTGAGATCGGCCCGGTCCACCGCGGTGACGGCGCCGAACCGCTTGACGACCTCACGGATCGTGATGTTCACGGCCTACTTCTTCTTCAGGTCCTCCCATTTGGCCTCGATGTCACTGCGGAAGCGCACCTTGAGCGCGTCGGAACGCTTGGCGGCGACGGCCTCATCGTAGACGTTGGCGACCTCGCGGTCGAAGTACGAGCGGACTCCACCCGTGAACTCCACGGCCAGCTCCGCCGTCGAGCCGGGCGCGCCCTGGACCTTGAACTTGGGCGTGATCGGGAAGAGCCCGCGCTCCATGAAGACCTTCTGGCCTCGCTCGGTCAGGAGGAACTCGATGAAGGCCCGCGCCGCTTTCGGGTTGCGCGCGCCGGCCAGGATGGCCATCGGCTCGGGTGTCACGAAGGCGTACTTGGGCGCGACGAACTTGATGTCGAAGCCCGCCAGCTTCTCCTCGAAAGCCATGTAGGAGGGCACCGCGAAGCCCGCGGCGAACTCGCCCTTGGCGACGACGGTCGGCACGTCACGGCTGCGCGCCGTGAAGTGTCCCGTGTTGGCGGCCAGGCGCGCCAGCCACTCCCAGCCCTTGTCCTCGCCGTAGAGCGAGAGCATCACCTCGTACGTCGCGTTCGACGAGGACGAGCGCGTCGGCGCGCACTGGGCGACCTCGCCCTTGAGCTTCGGGTTCAGCAGGTCGTCCCACTCCTTCGGCTCCGGCGCTCCCAGGCGCTGGATGCGCTTGGGGTTGTACACGAGCCCGTACGGCTCGAGCGCGGTGCCGACCCAGTAGCCGTCCTTGTCCTTGAGCGGGATGGGCTTGGGCTTGCCGATGGAGGCAGGGATGGACTCCCACGCCGCCTTGGAGATCTCGACCTTCTGGAGGAGCTTCTGGTCCGCGAGCTTCTCGAAGAGCGCCGACTCGCCGCCCCAGAAGATGTCCACCTCCGGCTTGCCCTTCCACTCCGTGATGCGCCCGTAGGCCAACGGCGTACCGGCAGGGATGGCGCTGACCTTGACCGTGACGTTCCACTTCTCCTTCGCGTAGTCGGCGAAGGCCTTGAGCGCCGCGTCGTGGATGAACTTTGACACAGGGGTGATGAGGTTGAGCTCGCCCTCTATCGGGGCCGGGCCCTGCGCGTAGCTCTGTCCCGCGAAGCCGGCAAGGGCCACCAGCGCGGCCAGCGCCGCCAAGGCTGCAATGAATCGAACCATAAACGCCTCCTTTAACAGGTTACGGTTCCGCCCAGCCGCGGGCGCGCTCGACTGCCCGGCGCCAGCCGGCATAGCCCGCCGCGCGCCCGGCGCTGGCCGCCGACGGCGCGAAGCGGCGCTCGAGGCGCCAGCGGCTCGCAAGGTCGCCCGTCTTCCACAGCCCGGCGCCCACACCCGCGAGGAACGCGGCGCCCATCCCAGTCGTCTCGGTGACGGCGGGGCGGAGCACCTCGACGTTTAGCACGTCGGCCTGGAACTGGCAGAGAAAGTTGTTGGCCGCGGCGCCGCCGTCCACGCGCAGCGCCTGGAGCGGCGCGCCCGCCTCGAGCGTCATGGCGTCGAGCACGTCGCGGTTCTGGTAGGCGATCGCCTCGAGCGCGGCGCGCGCGATATGCGCCTTGGTGGTCCCGCGCGTCAAGCCGACAAGCACGCCGCGAGCGTACGGGTCCCAGTAGGGCGCGCCCAGGCCCGTGAAGGCCGGCACGAGGTAGACGCCGTCCGCGTCCGCGACGGACTCGGCCAGATCCTCGGTCCCGGCCGCGCTCCCGATGATGCCCAGGCCGTCGCGGAGCCACTGGACCACGGCGCCCGCGATGAACACGCTGCCCTCGAGCGCGTAAGTCGCCGCGCCGTCGAGCTGCCAGGCGACGGTGGTGAGGAGCCCGCGCTCGGACACGACCGGTTTGTCGCCCGTGTTCAGCAGAAGAAAGCAGCCGGTGCCGTAGGTGTTCTTGGCCATGCCGGGCTCGAAGCAGCACTGGCCGAAGAGCGCCGACTGCTGGTCCCCGGCGATCCCCGTCACCGGGATACCGGCTGGGAGGGCGCCCGCGGCGGTCTCGCCAGCGCCCGCGGCCGTTTCTCCGAAGAAGCCCGCGGACGGCCTGACCTCGGGAAGGAGCGCCGCCGGCACGCCGAGCGCCTCGCACAGCGCCTCGTCCCAGCGGAGCGCGCGGATGTCGAAGCAGAGCGTCCGCGAGGCGTTGGACGGGTCCGTGGCGTGGACGGCGCCGCCGGTGAGCCGCCAGAGGAGCCACGAGTCCACGGTGCCGAAGGCCAGCTCGCCGCGCTCGGCGCGGGCGCGCGCCCCCGGCACCTCGTCGAGCAGCCAGCGGATCTTGGTGCCGGAGAAGTACGGGTCGAGCATGAGGCCGGTCTTGCGCCTGAACTCGGCCTCGTGCCCCTCGGACTTGAGGCGCTCGCAGAAGGGCGCCGTCCGGCGGCACTGCCACACGATGGCGCGATGCACGGGGCGGCCCGAGGCGCGCTCCCACAGCACCGAGGTCTCGCGCTGGTTGGTGATGCCGATGGCCGCGATGTCCGCGCCGGTGACGCGCGCCGCAGACAGCGCTTCGCGAATGGCCTGAGTCGTGGTCTGCCAGATCTCCTCGGCGTCGTGCTCGACCCAGCCCGGCTTGGGGTAGTACTGCGGCAGTAGGACGTAGCCGCTTCCCCGGACCGCACCGTCGGGGTCCACGACGAGCGCGCGGGAGCCCGTCGTGCCCTGGTCCAGCGCCAGGACGAAGCGGCGCGCCGTCATCGCCCGAGAAGGGTCTTGGCGACGTCAGGCTGGTCGGTGATGAGGATGGCGGCGCCGGCGTCGATCTGACGCTTCATGCCCGCCGCGTCGTTCACCGTCCAGGCGCCGATCCCGATGCCGGCCGCGCGGGCCTGCGTCACCGCCGCCGCGTCCACCGCGGTGTGTTCGACTCCGATGAAGCGCACGCCCGCTGAGCGCAGCGTCTGGAGCTCCTCCGCCAGCGACGTCCGTCCGAGCATGCGGGCCGAGTAGAGCGCGCACGTCGCGACGGCGGGGCGCAGCTCGCGGACACGCCGCCACGTGGACTCCTCGAAGGCCAGGACGACCGTCGAGCCGGCCATACCGTGGCGGTCAAGGATGGCCAGCACCTTCTCCTCGATGCCCGGATAGCGCGCGCGCGACGCGTCGACCTTGATCTCGAGGAGCATGCGGCGGAGGCCCTGCGCCGCCACGGCCGCGACCTCGTCGAGCGTCGGCACGGTCTCCTCCGTCACCGCGCCCGTCCTGTCCTTGACGCGCAGCGCCTTGAGCTCGGCCACCGTGCGGTCCTTGACTGGACCCGAGCCCGTCGTGGTGCGGTCGAGCGTCGGGTCGTGGATGACGACGACCTCGCCGTCCTTCGAGAGGTGGACGTCGAACTCGATGAAGTCGACGCCCAGCGCGACGGCGTTCCGGAAGGCGAGCAGGCTGTTCTCGGGCCAGAGGAGCGCGCCGCCCCGGTGCGCGGCGAGGAGCGTCGCGGGCTTGTCCTGCGCGCCGGCGGATCCCGCGATCACGGCTACAGCGCCCAGCGCCCAGCCCATCACGAGCAAGATCCGCATGTTATTTCTCGCTCTCGACGAGGCCCTTCACGAACCAGCGCTGCATGAAGAGGATCACGGCCACCGGCGGCAGGAGGGCCATTATGGCCCCGGCCATGATGAGGTTCCACGTCGGCAGCTCCGTGCCGCTCCGCGGGATCAGCTCCTCGAGCCCGATGACCACGGTACGCATCGCCTCGGTGTTGGTGATCAGGATAGGCCAGAAGTACTGGTTCCAGCCGAAGATGAAG
The window above is part of the Candidatus Methylomirabilota bacterium genome. Proteins encoded here:
- a CDS encoding iron ABC transporter permease; translated protein: MSRPRAKGALGPTLGIGLIWLFLALFLVYPLARIFYDAVTDEAGRLTLANFAGFFTDSFYLRALWKSLVLGVATVAASSVIGIAVAFLLVRFDFRGRGLFSYLTLIPIISPPLVGTLGFTFILGRAGSVNVLLMDLFDMLKPINFLYGIHGVVLVETLHLFPMITLNVVDALGKIDPALEEAAESVGARGWTKFRTITLPLTTPGYVAGALLVFIWTFSDFATPLILGVQDLLAPQAYLNIVQFVDRRIFRMGIVISALMVLLAVAFLLVARRWVGLKDYSSLSYSTIARRRLSPPRQAAAVAFLSVLMLLSFIPYVGVALASFSRGWSLTPLPLSYTLQHYERVIVETPKYIVNSFLYSGLAVVLCIAVGVPIAWILGRSTMPGRGALDSLNTLILAVPGTAIGIAYIRAFHFDLPGFDRGLTSYWIVMPLVLAVRRLPYTVRGAYSSLQLVHRSMEEAAASVGASGLRAFRDVTLPLIWKGVVVGSLFSFMTSLQEASAVLFLALGGWEMITNGIFAFYIAGSSSEAAALGVILIAVAALSVVIINRLAAGRMGGVFG
- a CDS encoding ATP synthase subunit I produces the protein MGLELVARVSRVSLALLVPVLLASAWIGGASSALGTLAGGLLSLGSLHWLSRGVRNAGAFLAGGRSHPLWVMALALRYAVLFGVVALLLWSGAAHPMGLVAGLSVLPPVLIILGLRAARATV
- a CDS encoding extracellular solute-binding protein codes for the protein MVRFIAALAALAALVALAGFAGQSYAQGPAPIEGELNLITPVSKFIHDAALKAFADYAKEKWNVTVKVSAIPAGTPLAYGRITEWKGKPEVDIFWGGESALFEKLADQKLLQKVEISKAAWESIPASIGKPKPIPLKDKDGYWVGTALEPYGLVYNPKRIQRLGAPEPKEWDDLLNPKLKGEVAQCAPTRSSSSNATYEVMLSLYGEDKGWEWLARLAANTGHFTARSRDVPTVVAKGEFAAGFAVPSYMAFEEKLAGFDIKFVAPKYAFVTPEPMAILAGARNPKAARAFIEFLLTERGQKVFMERGLFPITPKFKVQGAPGSTAELAVEFTGGVRSYFDREVANVYDEAVAAKRSDALKVRFRSDIEAKWEDLKKK
- a CDS encoding ABC transporter ATP-binding protein, whose translation is MNITIREVVKRFGAVTAVDRADLTVRDGELFTLLGPSGCGKTSLLRLLAGFYQPDAGEIRFGDRVVSGLPPYERNIGMVFQNYALWPHMTVAANVAYGLKLRKLGKAEVAARLAEGLRKVNLTGFESRYPGQLSGGQQQRVALARALVLNPDILLLDEPLSNLDAKIRVQVRAEIRKLQQELGITTIYVTHDQEEALSLSDRVAVMKDGRVLQVGAPKELYERPRTRFVADFVGTNNLVPGRVSERAGGELVVDTALGRLRAVPSGPVGDRCVLAIRPENIAVGAAAANGGNVVRGRVSFVAYLGNALRYDIEAQGGQVLKADIRDPWHHEPLPIGREVVVGFPASVTLAVAPDAPEDV
- a CDS encoding AtpZ/AtpI family protein, which gives rise to MAAKSSPWGSLGMLASVGITLVVATAGAMIGGYFVDRWLNSSPWFTLIGLGVGIVAGFRNLFRSIKRAEQRERDGS
- a CDS encoding glycerophosphodiester phosphodiesterase family protein, which gives rise to MRILLVMGWALGAVAVIAGSAGAQDKPATLLAAHRGGALLWPENSLLAFRNAVALGVDFIEFDVHLSKDGEVVVIHDPTLDRTTTGSGPVKDRTVAELKALRVKDRTGAVTEETVPTLDEVAAVAAQGLRRMLLEIKVDASRARYPGIEEKVLAILDRHGMAGSTVVLAFEESTWRRVRELRPAVATCALYSARMLGRTSLAEELQTLRSAGVRFIGVEHTAVDAAAVTQARAAGIGIGAWTVNDAAGMKRQIDAGAAILITDQPDVAKTLLGR
- a CDS encoding ATP synthase F0 subunit C, which gives rise to MRRSLILTLMTWSLLSIPSLAFAAEGGSGSWVGPFAVLAAGLGMGIASGLCGVGQGLAAASAAEAVARQPGAAARIQTVMIIGLALIESLALYVFVIAAILLFVQPIK
- the atpB gene encoding F0F1 ATP synthase subunit A yields the protein MGAIEHPPIVSLAPLGIPDHVFYAWVAMGILVLLSLAATRNLQMAPRGLQNFMEVVLEQFLAMLDEVIGHDGRRFLPLIATLGLFILTSNLLGLVPGLIAPTGNMYTTIPCAVIVFCYYHYVGIRKQGLFAYIKHFGGPVPWLAPLMFPIEVVSHLARMLSLSLRLFANMFAGHILLGVLFLLTGFDWLFGWVLTGKVAGLVLGTPLVALMVAFTTGFMLPLKILVAFLQAFIFCILSMVYIALALEEAEHH
- a CDS encoding redox-sensing transcriptional repressor Rex, whose translation is MTRRSQFKIPRIPEMTVRRLSVYTRCLQQLEEDGIKTISSQELAERFNLNSAQVRKDLAYFGEFGVRGIGYYISGLKAELQKILGLDREWQVALVGFGNLGSALFHYKGFARQGFRIAAIFDDDPGKLGQAADGVPILPLRDLPREAKARKLQLAIVAVPAESAQPVTEALVSAGIKAILNFAPGRIRAPKDVRFKSVDLSIELETLSFYLARGPRA
- the glpK gene encoding glycerol kinase GlpK, which gives rise to MTARRFVLALDQGTTGSRALVVDPDGAVRGSGYVLLPQYYPKPGWVEHDAEEIWQTTTQAIREALSAARVTGADIAAIGITNQRETSVLWERASGRPVHRAIVWQCRRTAPFCERLKSEGHEAEFRRKTGLMLDPYFSGTKIRWLLDEVPGARARAERGELAFGTVDSWLLWRLTGGAVHATDPSNASRTLCFDIRALRWDEALCEALGVPAALLPEVRPSAGFFGETAAGAGETAAGALPAGIPVTGIAGDQQSALFGQCCFEPGMAKNTYGTGCFLLLNTGDKPVVSERGLLTTVAWQLDGAATYALEGSVFIAGAVVQWLRDGLGIIGSAAGTEDLAESVADADGVYLVPAFTGLGAPYWDPYARGVLVGLTRGTTKAHIARAALEAIAYQNRDVLDAMTLEAGAPLQALRVDGGAAANNFLCQFQADVLNVEVLRPAVTETTGMGAAFLAGVGAGLWKTGDLASRWRLERRFAPSAASAGRAAGYAGWRRAVERARGWAEP